A stretch of Nonomuraea africana DNA encodes these proteins:
- a CDS encoding lysophospholipid acyltransferase family protein, protein MSPWFPSSPCTTARCVDVPMRAAGPLRRALRALAAVLVVLVGLPAARLAPRTARRRVTMLWSRALLRALGVRIEVRQGFAFFAGAADPASSVAPDPVASGPEARLVVANHISWLDPLVVAATMPCRLVAKSEVGSWPVVGGLANGSGALPIARDSLLGLPGAVARIADVLRSGESVAAFPEGTTWCGRGSGTFKPAVFQAALDAGVPVTPVALAYRESSGPRTTAPAYVGDDTLAASLLRVIAVRRLVVEVTVLPPVTASGRRELADLAEAAVASATGRLPALRPALAGSV, encoded by the coding sequence ATGAGCCCGTGGTTCCCCTCGTCGCCCTGCACCACCGCCAGATGCGTGGACGTGCCCATGCGCGCGGCCGGCCCGCTCCGCAGGGCTCTGCGCGCCCTGGCCGCCGTCCTGGTCGTGCTGGTCGGCCTGCCCGCGGCCCGCCTGGCCCCGCGTACGGCGCGGCGGCGCGTCACGATGCTGTGGTCGAGGGCGCTGCTCAGAGCGCTGGGGGTCAGGATCGAGGTACGGCAGGGCTTCGCGTTCTTCGCGGGCGCGGCCGACCCCGCCTCGTCGGTCGCGCCTGATCCGGTCGCGTCAGGGCCGGAGGCGCGGCTCGTCGTCGCCAACCACATCTCCTGGCTCGACCCGCTCGTGGTCGCCGCCACGATGCCGTGCAGGCTGGTCGCCAAGAGCGAGGTCGGCTCGTGGCCCGTCGTCGGCGGCCTGGCCAACGGATCCGGCGCCCTTCCCATCGCCCGCGACTCGCTCCTCGGGCTGCCCGGCGCGGTGGCGCGCATCGCCGACGTCCTGCGGTCGGGGGAGAGCGTCGCCGCCTTCCCCGAGGGGACGACCTGGTGCGGACGCGGCAGCGGGACCTTCAAGCCCGCCGTGTTCCAGGCCGCGCTGGACGCGGGCGTGCCGGTCACCCCCGTCGCCCTCGCCTACAGGGAGTCCTCGGGACCCCGCACGACCGCGCCCGCGTACGTCGGGGACGACACGCTCGCCGCCTCCCTGCTCAGGGTGATCGCGGTGCGGCGGCTGGTGGTCGAGGTCACCGTGCTGCCGCCGGTCACCGCCTCGGGACGCAGGGAGCTCGCCGACCTGGCCGAGGCCGCCGTCGCCTCCGCCACTGGTCGTCTTCCCGCACTCCGCCCCGCCCTGGCGGGCTCCGTGTGA
- a CDS encoding GAF domain-containing sensor histidine kinase: MSPESDILRAVSSAVLAVTRHLSVREVLQVIVRSAQQLLNARYAALGVPDEDGSFAEFVAEGITDKQWDAIGPLPRQHGMLGAMLREGVPVRLPDLPKDPRFEYWPKAHPVMHDFLGVPILDGDQVLGIIFLANKKVPGGFTEEDEKLLTMFAAHAALALTNARLYERGRELAMLEERNRMARELHDAVTQKLFSLRLTAQAANSLLQVDPARAAVELDRVQRLAGEALAELRAVIVELRPAELDRHGLAETLRKHVRLLDRLQPCELVFEGGELPDVPSEVEVAVLRVAQEALHNALRHSGADRVLVRLTHASGKLVLVVSDEGVGFDDTEQLRGLGLVSMSDRAEAVAGAVTVSSEPGKGTTVRMEVGV; this comes from the coding sequence GTGAGCCCCGAATCCGACATCCTGCGCGCGGTGAGTTCGGCCGTCCTGGCCGTCACCCGTCACCTGTCGGTGCGCGAGGTGCTGCAGGTCATCGTCCGCTCGGCGCAGCAACTGCTCAACGCCAGGTACGCGGCGCTCGGCGTGCCCGACGAGGACGGCTCGTTCGCCGAGTTCGTCGCCGAGGGCATCACCGACAAGCAGTGGGACGCCATCGGACCGCTGCCCCGCCAGCATGGCATGCTCGGCGCGATGCTGCGCGAGGGGGTCCCCGTCCGCCTGCCCGACCTGCCGAAGGACCCCCGCTTCGAGTACTGGCCGAAGGCGCACCCCGTCATGCACGACTTCCTCGGCGTGCCCATCCTCGACGGCGATCAGGTCCTCGGCATCATCTTCCTGGCCAACAAGAAGGTGCCGGGCGGCTTCACCGAAGAGGACGAGAAGCTGCTGACGATGTTCGCCGCGCACGCCGCGCTCGCGCTGACCAACGCCCGCCTCTACGAGCGAGGGCGCGAGCTGGCCATGCTCGAGGAGCGCAACAGGATGGCCCGGGAGCTGCACGACGCGGTCACCCAGAAGCTGTTCTCGCTGCGGCTGACCGCGCAGGCGGCCAACTCGCTGCTACAGGTGGACCCGGCACGGGCCGCCGTCGAGCTCGACCGTGTCCAGCGCCTGGCGGGAGAGGCGCTGGCCGAGCTCAGGGCGGTGATCGTGGAGCTGCGGCCGGCCGAGCTCGACCGGCACGGACTGGCCGAGACGCTCCGCAAGCACGTGCGGCTGCTCGACCGGCTCCAGCCGTGCGAGCTGGTCTTCGAGGGCGGCGAGCTGCCAGACGTCCCCTCCGAGGTGGAGGTCGCCGTCCTGCGCGTCGCGCAGGAGGCGCTGCACAACGCGCTGCGCCACTCCGGCGCCGACCGCGTTCTCGTACGGCTGACGCACGCGTCGGGCAAGCTGGTGCTCGTGGTGAGCGACGAAGGCGTCGGATTCGACGACACAGAACAGTTGCGCGGGCTCGGGCTGGTGTCGATGAGCGACCGCGCGGAGGCGGTCGCCGGCGCGGTGACCGTCTCCTCGGAGCCGGGCAAGGGCACGACGGTGCGCATGGAGGTGGGCGTGTGA
- a CDS encoding SPFH domain-containing protein translates to MGTEQLIVAIVVVAVVGFALARTIRIIPQATAAIIERLGRYHRTLDPGLNLVVPFIDRIKQMIDLREQVVSFPPQPVITSDNLVVSIDTVIYFQVTNPKAATYEIANFLVGVEQLTVTTLRNVVGGMDLERTLTSREEINTELRGVLDDATGKWGIRVNRVELKAIDPPASIQDSMEKQMRADRDKRAAVLTAEGQKQAAILTAEGEKTAAVLKARGEAEAAVLRAQAEAEAAAMRAKGQADAIGMVFKAIHEGNPSQRLLAYQYLQMLPEIAKGDANKVWIVPSEMGKVLENLGGLFGTPKDKED, encoded by the coding sequence ATGGGCACCGAACAGTTGATCGTCGCCATCGTCGTGGTCGCTGTGGTGGGCTTCGCCCTGGCACGGACCATCCGGATCATTCCCCAGGCAACAGCGGCGATCATCGAACGGCTCGGGCGCTACCACCGCACCCTCGATCCCGGCCTCAACCTCGTCGTGCCGTTCATCGACCGCATCAAGCAGATGATCGACCTGCGCGAGCAGGTCGTGTCGTTCCCCCCGCAGCCGGTCATCACCTCGGACAACCTCGTGGTGTCCATCGACACCGTCATCTACTTCCAGGTGACCAACCCCAAGGCGGCCACGTACGAGATCGCCAACTTCCTCGTCGGTGTCGAGCAGCTGACGGTGACGACGCTGCGCAACGTGGTGGGCGGGATGGACCTCGAGCGCACGCTGACCTCGCGCGAGGAGATCAACACCGAGCTGCGCGGGGTGCTGGACGACGCCACGGGCAAGTGGGGGATCAGGGTCAACCGCGTCGAGCTGAAGGCCATCGACCCGCCCGCGTCGATCCAGGACTCGATGGAGAAGCAGATGCGGGCCGACCGTGACAAGCGGGCCGCCGTGCTCACGGCCGAAGGGCAGAAGCAGGCGGCCATTCTGACCGCCGAGGGAGAGAAGACGGCGGCGGTGCTGAAGGCGCGCGGCGAGGCGGAGGCGGCGGTGCTGCGCGCCCAGGCCGAGGCTGAGGCGGCGGCCATGCGCGCCAAGGGGCAGGCCGACGCGATCGGGATGGTGTTCAAGGCCATCCACGAGGGCAACCCCAGCCAGCGGCTGCTGGCCTACCAGTACCTCCAGATGCTGCCCGAGATCGCCAAGGGCGACGCGAACAAGGTGTGGATCGTGCCTTCGGAGATGGGCAAGGTCCTGGAGAACCTCGGCGGCCTGTTCGGCACCCCCAAGGACAAGGAAGACTGA
- a CDS encoding protein kinase domain-containing protein — protein sequence MPDKHPLQPGDPAELGQYRLLGRLGKGAQGVVYKAQGPDGELVAIKLLNTRLDRPGIDAERFMREVAAARRVAQFCTAQVIGANMDGDLPYIVSELVEGVSLQRVVQTDGPRSGGALYRLAVGTVTALAAIHRAGIVHRDFKPSNVLLGPDGPRVIDFGIARALDSSMTLSSGVVGTPAYMSPEQISGERVGPASDMFSWALTMTFAATGAPAFGQDSLPAVIYRVINDEPDLSAFPDSLRPLVQVCLSKRAEERPSAAEALFSLLENQGAVAELDAEVAMSTGSQVASVDERPPGVLDSLPDGWANPDDAGRNHRAKPSSPNPAPSHPGQPNSGPNPGQPNPGQPNPGQPGAGRSHPGQPNPGQPNPGHSNPGQPNPNHSNPGGWASPSESHPSGWVSPSGLPANAYIPPQTPAQPYRPPQVHVPPQQPSSPVPPPPQAVPPQAVPSQAKPQQAAGGDANPGQPYAGQYPLGAYPPPRASRDNDNDNDAFFRETRPEEKRAEDRARRRRAGMVGGALALALALAAGVLVFAPRAFEGRQDPTRTTLAGDTTSTSPSATPSPPASVTPSGSPSPSVSPVPTGTPTAPPQVRVPPVLGEQDGKSLAGHSEAVQSMSAIKISGSQRFVSGGQDGVVRIWDPAKRSTVAKLRGHDNDVYAVACVTVGSTPMAVTGGYDHTVRLWNLKTRKGTVLGRHPIAVFAVAVGKAGGKYVAVTGDGDGMLRFWDLKKRRQLGSVKAHGKDINWLSVGRVGDRPVVVSASEDETLRVWDLAKRKAYGKTYKGHSKAVFSVAVGQVDGKAVVASGGKDEKIRLWDPKTGRSVGKAMSGHTSNVYSLSFGSVDGKAVLASGSTDGTIRLWDPQTTKALGGKIKAHTGGVYSVAVATVGKAPAVVSAGKDKRIRIWRFGTPGP from the coding sequence GTGCCGGACAAGCACCCGTTACAGCCCGGAGACCCGGCTGAGCTGGGCCAGTACCGGTTGCTCGGACGGCTGGGCAAAGGCGCGCAGGGAGTCGTCTACAAGGCCCAGGGCCCTGACGGGGAACTGGTCGCGATCAAGCTGCTCAACACCAGGCTGGACCGTCCGGGCATCGACGCCGAGCGCTTCATGCGCGAGGTGGCGGCCGCGCGGCGGGTCGCGCAGTTCTGCACCGCGCAGGTGATCGGCGCCAACATGGACGGCGATCTGCCGTACATCGTCAGTGAGCTGGTCGAGGGGGTCTCGCTCCAGCGCGTGGTGCAGACCGACGGCCCCCGGTCGGGCGGGGCCCTCTACCGGCTGGCCGTGGGCACGGTCACCGCTCTGGCCGCCATCCACCGCGCCGGCATCGTGCACCGCGACTTCAAGCCGAGCAACGTGCTGCTGGGCCCCGACGGCCCCCGCGTGATCGACTTCGGCATCGCCAGGGCGCTGGACTCGTCGATGACGCTCAGCAGCGGAGTGGTGGGCACACCCGCCTACATGTCGCCCGAGCAGATCTCGGGCGAGCGGGTCGGCCCCGCGAGCGACATGTTCAGCTGGGCGCTGACGATGACGTTCGCGGCCACGGGCGCGCCCGCGTTCGGGCAGGACAGCCTGCCCGCGGTCATCTACCGGGTCATCAACGACGAGCCCGACCTGTCGGCCTTCCCCGACAGCCTGCGGCCGCTGGTGCAGGTCTGCCTGAGCAAGCGGGCGGAGGAGCGGCCCTCGGCGGCCGAGGCGCTGTTCTCGCTGCTGGAGAACCAGGGCGCGGTGGCCGAGCTGGACGCCGAGGTGGCGATGAGCACGGGCTCGCAGGTGGCGTCGGTCGACGAGCGGCCCCCCGGCGTCCTCGACTCGCTGCCGGACGGCTGGGCGAACCCCGACGACGCCGGCCGGAACCACCGGGCAAAGCCCTCCTCGCCGAATCCGGCGCCGTCCCACCCCGGCCAGCCGAACTCCGGGCCGAACCCCGGCCAGCCGAACCCCGGCCAGCCGAACCCCGGTCAGCCCGGCGCCGGACGGTCGCATCCCGGGCAGCCGAATCCCGGGCAGCCGAATCCCGGGCACTCGAACCCCGGGCAGCCGAATCCCAACCACTCGAATCCCGGGGGCTGGGCGAGCCCCTCGGAGTCGCATCCGAGCGGATGGGTGAGCCCCTCCGGGCTGCCCGCCAACGCCTACATCCCGCCGCAGACCCCCGCGCAGCCGTACCGGCCGCCGCAGGTCCACGTGCCGCCGCAGCAGCCGTCGTCCCCGGTGCCGCCCCCACCACAGGCCGTTCCCCCACAGGCCGTTCCCTCGCAGGCCAAGCCGCAGCAGGCGGCGGGGGGCGACGCGAACCCCGGCCAGCCGTACGCCGGGCAGTATCCGCTCGGCGCCTACCCTCCTCCGAGGGCGTCGCGCGACAACGACAATGACAACGACGCCTTCTTCAGGGAGACCAGACCCGAGGAGAAGCGGGCCGAGGACAGGGCGAGGCGGCGCAGGGCCGGCATGGTCGGCGGCGCGCTGGCACTCGCGCTTGCCCTGGCGGCTGGGGTGCTGGTCTTCGCCCCGAGGGCCTTCGAGGGCCGGCAGGACCCCACGCGGACCACGCTCGCGGGCGACACCACCTCGACCTCGCCTTCGGCCACCCCTTCGCCGCCGGCGTCCGTCACCCCCTCGGGATCGCCGTCGCCGAGCGTGTCACCGGTTCCCACGGGCACGCCCACCGCGCCGCCCCAGGTGCGCGTGCCTCCCGTCCTCGGCGAGCAGGACGGCAAGTCGCTGGCCGGCCACAGCGAGGCCGTCCAGTCGATGTCCGCGATCAAGATCAGCGGCAGCCAGCGGTTCGTGTCCGGCGGGCAGGACGGCGTGGTGCGGATCTGGGATCCGGCCAAGCGCTCCACGGTCGCCAAGCTGCGCGGCCACGACAACGACGTCTACGCGGTCGCCTGCGTCACCGTCGGCAGCACGCCGATGGCCGTGACCGGCGGCTACGACCACACCGTGCGCCTGTGGAACCTCAAGACCCGCAAGGGCACGGTCCTCGGCAGGCACCCGATCGCGGTCTTCGCCGTCGCCGTCGGCAAGGCGGGCGGCAAGTACGTCGCTGTGACCGGCGACGGCGACGGCATGCTGCGCTTCTGGGACCTCAAGAAGCGCAGGCAACTCGGCTCGGTCAAGGCGCACGGCAAGGACATCAACTGGCTGAGCGTCGGGCGCGTCGGCGACCGTCCCGTGGTGGTCTCGGCCAGCGAGGACGAGACGTTGCGGGTGTGGGACCTGGCCAAGCGCAAGGCGTACGGCAAGACGTACAAGGGCCACAGCAAGGCGGTGTTCTCGGTCGCGGTCGGGCAGGTCGACGGCAAGGCCGTGGTGGCGTCGGGCGGCAAGGACGAGAAGATCCGCCTCTGGGACCCGAAGACGGGGCGCTCGGTCGGCAAGGCGATGTCCGGGCATACGAGCAACGTCTACTCGCTGTCGTTCGGCTCGGTCGACGGGAAGGCGGTGCTGGCCTCGGGGAGCACGGACGGCACGATCCGCCTGTGGGACCCCCAGACGACCAAGGCCCTCGGCGGCAAGATCAAGGCCCACACCGGAGGGGTGTACTCGGTCGCCGTCGCCACGGTGGGGAAGGCACCGGCGGTGGTGTCGGCGGGCAAGGACAAGCGCATCAGGATCTGGCGCTTCGGCACACCTGGGCCGTGA
- a CDS encoding DUF11 domain-containing protein, whose product MLAAPVAGALVFSAAPVSAAPVAPAAAAVVKSAEDPFSVFDVKLTATKKAKAGGKVRYTITAVNTGPHEATAGTWFVGGQFPKGIDLKKVTYRTSVEGTQCELIRRDLFCLLPATVKKGESVAMVFDARLTKSAKGTQKAILGVASYNVQTGMENLSKEELDRLGVPGFGYVKQASTKVVR is encoded by the coding sequence ATGCTCGCTGCCCCGGTGGCGGGCGCCCTGGTCTTCAGCGCGGCCCCGGTGTCGGCCGCGCCCGTCGCACCGGCCGCCGCGGCGGTCGTGAAGAGCGCCGAAGACCCTTTCTCCGTCTTTGACGTCAAGCTCACCGCCACCAAGAAGGCCAAGGCCGGCGGCAAGGTGCGTTACACGATCACGGCGGTCAACACCGGTCCCCACGAGGCCACCGCGGGCACCTGGTTCGTGGGCGGGCAGTTCCCCAAGGGCATCGACCTGAAGAAGGTCACCTACCGCACCAGCGTCGAAGGCACCCAGTGCGAGCTGATCAGGCGTGACCTGTTCTGTCTCCTGCCCGCCACGGTGAAGAAGGGCGAGTCGGTCGCCATGGTCTTCGATGCGCGGCTGACCAAGAGCGCCAAGGGCACGCAGAAGGCCATCCTCGGCGTGGCGTCCTACAACGTCCAGACCGGGATGGAGAACCTCAGCAAGGAGGAGCTCGACAGGCTCGGCGTCCCCGGCTTCGGCTACGTCAAGCAGGCGTCCACCAAGGTCGTCCGCTAA
- a CDS encoding SDR family NAD(P)-dependent oxidoreductase has product MTNTALITGASRGLGLALARSLSDTGWDLVLTARGADELEKAAAELGATAIAGDVADPAHRSRLARAVPELDLLVNNASDLGATPLPRLADYPLDAFAALLQTNVTAPLGLTQETLPALRRRRGAVVNVTSDAATGAYEGWGGYGATKAALEQLSNVLAAEEPDVAVWWVDPGEMNTRMLADAVGAAEAADATDPATVAAALHDLIRSRPASGRVSLQ; this is encoded by the coding sequence ATGACGAACACCGCACTGATCACCGGCGCCTCCCGCGGGCTGGGCCTGGCACTGGCCCGATCGCTGTCCGACACGGGCTGGGACCTCGTCCTGACCGCCCGGGGTGCCGACGAGCTGGAGAAGGCCGCGGCCGAGCTCGGCGCCACGGCCATCGCGGGCGACGTGGCCGACCCCGCGCACCGGTCCAGGCTCGCGCGCGCGGTGCCCGAGCTGGACCTGCTGGTCAACAACGCCAGCGACCTGGGCGCCACCCCGCTCCCTCGGCTGGCCGACTATCCACTCGACGCCTTCGCCGCACTTCTCCAGACCAACGTGACCGCCCCTCTAGGGCTGACGCAGGAGACGCTGCCCGCGCTGCGCCGCCGCCGCGGGGCGGTGGTCAACGTCACCTCGGACGCCGCCACGGGCGCCTACGAGGGCTGGGGAGGGTACGGCGCGACCAAGGCGGCGCTGGAGCAGCTGTCGAACGTGCTGGCCGCCGAGGAGCCCGACGTGGCGGTCTGGTGGGTGGATCCGGGCGAGATGAACACCCGCATGCTCGCCGACGCCGTGGGCGCCGCCGAGGCCGCCGACGCGACCGATCCCGCCACCGTCGCCGCGGCCCTGCACGACCTCATCAGAAGCCGCCCCGCCAGCGGCCGGGTGAGCCTGCAATGA
- a CDS encoding response regulator transcription factor, whose translation MIQVLIADDHPVVRQGLRTFLDLQDDITVVGEAADGAEAVALVETLRPDVLLLDLKMPVLDGLGALERLGGSATRVLVLTSVSDRSDVGPAMRAGAAGFLYKDVDPNALVQAVRAVHGGQVLLAPEAASAMLTAEAPPVPLTEREREVLRLIAAGRSNKEIARDLTVAEKTVKTHVSNVLMKLGVQDRTQAALYAVRHGLG comes from the coding sequence GTGATCCAGGTGCTGATCGCCGACGATCATCCGGTCGTCCGGCAGGGCCTGCGGACCTTCCTCGACCTGCAGGACGACATCACGGTCGTCGGCGAGGCGGCGGACGGCGCGGAGGCGGTCGCGCTGGTGGAGACGCTCCGTCCCGACGTGCTGCTGCTCGACCTCAAGATGCCGGTGCTCGACGGACTCGGCGCCCTGGAGCGGCTGGGCGGCTCGGCGACCAGGGTGCTGGTGCTGACCTCGGTGAGCGACAGGTCGGACGTGGGTCCGGCGATGCGCGCGGGGGCGGCGGGCTTCCTCTACAAGGACGTCGACCCGAACGCGCTGGTCCAGGCGGTGCGGGCGGTGCACGGCGGGCAGGTCCTGCTGGCTCCTGAGGCGGCCTCGGCGATGCTGACCGCCGAGGCCCCACCGGTGCCGCTGACGGAGCGGGAGCGGGAGGTGCTGCGGCTGATCGCGGCGGGACGGTCGAACAAGGAGATCGCCAGGGATCTCACCGTGGCGGAGAAGACCGTGAAGACCCACGTGTCGAACGTGCTGATGAAGCTGGGCGTCCAGGACCGCACGCAGGCCGCCCTCTACGCCGTCCGCCACGGCCTCGGCTGA
- a CDS encoding ABC transporter ATP-binding protein, giving the protein MGGQVLRLQDVGVRRDGAALIRGIDWAVNEDERWVVIGPNGAGKTTLLQVAATLLFPSEGAVEVLGERIGQTDVFDLRPRIGLASSALAERVPQDEKVIDLVLTASYAILGRWTEEYDSHDVTRAVELIDMMGVAHLIRRRFGTLSEGERKRVQIARALMPDPELLLLDEPAAGLDMGGREDLVRRLSTLAYDHRSPTMVLVTHHVEEVPNGFTHALLMRHGSVVAQGPIEHVMTADNLSRTFGVPLVLERNGQGRWYARPQ; this is encoded by the coding sequence ATGGGTGGTCAGGTGCTGCGGCTCCAGGACGTCGGAGTACGGCGTGACGGGGCGGCCCTGATACGCGGCATCGACTGGGCGGTCAACGAGGACGAGCGCTGGGTCGTGATCGGCCCCAACGGCGCGGGAAAGACGACGCTGCTGCAGGTCGCCGCCACGTTGCTGTTCCCCAGCGAGGGCGCCGTCGAGGTGCTGGGCGAACGGATCGGCCAGACCGACGTGTTCGACCTGCGTCCGCGCATCGGCCTGGCGAGCTCGGCTCTGGCGGAGCGGGTGCCGCAGGACGAGAAGGTCATCGACCTGGTGCTGACCGCGTCCTACGCGATCCTGGGTCGCTGGACCGAGGAGTACGACTCCCACGACGTCACCAGGGCCGTCGAGCTGATCGACATGATGGGCGTCGCCCACCTGATCAGGCGGCGCTTCGGCACCCTGTCCGAGGGCGAGCGCAAGCGCGTGCAGATCGCCAGGGCGCTCATGCCCGATCCCGAGCTGCTCCTGCTCGACGAGCCCGCGGCGGGCCTCGACATGGGCGGGCGCGAAGACCTGGTGCGGCGGCTCTCGACGCTCGCCTACGACCATCGCTCGCCCACCATGGTGCTGGTCACGCACCACGTGGAGGAGGTCCCGAACGGCTTCACCCACGCGCTGCTGATGCGTCACGGCTCGGTGGTGGCCCAGGGTCCGATCGAGCACGTGATGACGGCGGACAACCTCTCGCGCACGTTCGGGGTGCCGCTGGTCCTGGAGCGCAACGGTCAGGGACGTTGGTACGCCAGGCCTCAATAG
- a CDS encoding S-adenosylmethionine:tRNA ribosyltransferase-isomerase has protein sequence MTTMDTERRSSRRESDAGANEERAGATMSTDFVLPEALSAHEPPEARGVARDAVRLLVSDAEGDSHRTFADLPSLLSPGDLLVVNNSATLPAAVRLDRLFVHFSTAREDGTWLVELRRPTLEPYAGGDDGEWLPLPGRATLRLLSRETPRLWRASLDRDVESYLMKYGVPIRYSYVDRDWPLADYQTVFATVRGSAEMPSAGRPFTPELVTELVSRGVRIAPITLHTGVASPEKDEPPYAERFAVPETTARLVNLTRSEGGRVIASGTTVVRALETAADADGQVRAASGWTTHIVTPAAGVKAVTGLITGLHEPRSSHLMMLTAIAGEKTVARSYDAALREGYLWHEFGDSQLIVPIR, from the coding sequence ATGACCACCATGGACACCGAGCGCAGGAGCTCGCGACGAGAGAGCGACGCAGGAGCCAACGAGGAGCGAGCGGGCGCGACCATGAGCACAGATTTCGTGCTGCCGGAGGCTCTCTCGGCGCACGAGCCGCCCGAGGCCAGGGGCGTGGCTCGCGACGCCGTGCGGCTGCTGGTCTCCGACGCGGAGGGCGACTCCCACCGCACCTTCGCCGACCTGCCCTCGCTGCTGTCCCCGGGTGACCTGCTCGTGGTCAACAACTCCGCCACCCTGCCCGCCGCCGTCCGGCTCGACCGGCTGTTCGTCCACTTCTCCACCGCGCGCGAGGACGGCACCTGGCTGGTGGAGCTGCGCCGTCCCACGCTGGAGCCGTACGCGGGCGGCGACGATGGGGAGTGGCTGCCGCTGCCCGGGCGCGCCACGCTGCGGCTCCTGTCGAGGGAGACGCCCCGCCTCTGGCGGGCCTCGCTCGACCGCGACGTCGAGAGCTATCTGATGAAGTACGGCGTGCCGATCCGCTACTCGTACGTCGATCGCGACTGGCCGCTGGCCGACTACCAGACGGTGTTCGCCACGGTGCGGGGCAGCGCCGAGATGCCCAGCGCGGGACGGCCCTTCACCCCCGAGCTGGTGACCGAGCTGGTCTCGCGCGGTGTCAGGATCGCGCCGATCACGCTGCACACCGGGGTCGCCTCCCCCGAGAAGGACGAGCCGCCCTACGCCGAGCGCTTCGCCGTTCCCGAGACCACCGCGCGCCTGGTCAACCTCACGCGTTCGGAGGGTGGCAGGGTGATCGCCTCGGGGACGACGGTCGTCCGCGCGCTGGAGACGGCGGCGGACGCCGACGGCCAGGTGCGCGCCGCCTCGGGCTGGACCACGCACATCGTGACGCCCGCCGCCGGCGTGAAGGCGGTCACCGGGCTCATCACCGGACTGCACGAGCCCCGCTCCAGCCATCTGATGATGCTCACGGCCATCGCGGGCGAGAAAACAGTGGCCAGGTCCTACGACGCGGCGCTGCGCGAGGGATACCTCTGGCACGAATTCGGCGACTCACAGCTGATCGTTCCCATAAGGTAG
- a CDS encoding GNAT family N-acetyltransferase produces MHRYTVGLARTPADLQAAQRLRYRVFAEELGARLDSPVTGLDADSFDAYCDHLLVRAGDEVVGTYRLLPPGRRDRLYSDTEFDASALDPLRSDLVEVGRSCVHPDHRRGAVIGLMWAGIARYMSEGGHGWLVGCCSVPLADAAHVVERVPFGPEEYRVKPLTPWVDVEPAGSAAFVMPPLLRGYLRLGAWICGEPAHDAAFGCADFLVLLSMAQVDRRYLRHFLGAPA; encoded by the coding sequence ATGCACCGCTACACCGTGGGACTGGCCCGCACGCCCGCCGATCTGCAGGCCGCCCAGCGCCTGCGCTACCGCGTGTTCGCCGAGGAGCTCGGCGCGCGGCTCGACTCGCCCGTCACCGGACTCGACGCCGACTCCTTCGACGCCTACTGCGACCACCTGCTCGTCCGCGCGGGCGACGAGGTGGTCGGCACCTACCGGTTGCTGCCCCCTGGACGCAGAGACCGGCTCTACTCGGACACCGAGTTCGACGCCTCCGCGCTCGATCCCCTCCGCTCCGACCTCGTCGAGGTGGGCAGGTCGTGCGTGCATCCCGACCACCGCAGGGGCGCGGTCATCGGGCTCATGTGGGCGGGCATCGCCCGCTACATGAGCGAGGGCGGACACGGCTGGCTCGTCGGCTGCTGCTCGGTGCCCCTGGCGGACGCCGCGCACGTCGTGGAGCGGGTGCCGTTCGGCCCCGAGGAGTACCGCGTCAAGCCGCTGACCCCGTGGGTGGACGTGGAGCCGGCCGGGTCCGCCGCCTTCGTGATGCCGCCGCTGCTGCGCGGCTATCTCAGGCTGGGCGCGTGGATCTGCGGCGAGCCCGCGCACGACGCGGCCTTCGGCTGCGCCGACTTCCTCGTGCTGCTGTCGATGGCCCAGGTGGACCGGCGTTACCTGCGTCACTTCCTCGGGGCTCCCGCATGA